One Ciconia boyciana chromosome 9, ASM3463844v1, whole genome shotgun sequence genomic window carries:
- the UBE2B gene encoding ubiquitin-conjugating enzyme E2 B isoform X2, with protein MQWNAVIFGPEGTPFEDGTFKLVIEFSEEYPNKPPTVRFLSKMFHPNVYADGSICLDILQNRWSPTYDVSSILTSIQSLLDEPNPNSPANSQAAQLYQENKREYEKRVSAIVEQSWNDS; from the exons ATGCAGTGGAATGCAGTTATATTTGG GCCTGAAGGGACACCTTTTGAAGATG GTACTTTTAAACTAGTAATAgaattttcagaagaatatCCAAATAAGCCTCCAACTGTAAGGTTTTTATCAAAAATGTTCCATCCAAATG TTTATGCGGATGGTAGCATATGTTTAGATATTCTTCAGAATCGCTGGAGTCCAACATATGATGTTTCATCTATTTTAACTTCAATTCAG TCTCTGCTTGATGAACCTAATCCAAACAGTCCAGCAAACAGTCAGGCGGCACAACTCTATCAGGAGAACAAACGTGAATATGAGAAAAGAGTTTCAGCTATTGTCGAACAAAGTTGGAATGATTCGTAA
- the UBE2B gene encoding ubiquitin-conjugating enzyme E2 B isoform X1, which produces MSTPARRRLMRDFKRLQEDPPVGVSGAPSENNIMQWNAVIFGPEGTPFEDGTFKLVIEFSEEYPNKPPTVRFLSKMFHPNVYADGSICLDILQNRWSPTYDVSSILTSIQSLLDEPNPNSPANSQAAQLYQENKREYEKRVSAIVEQSWNDS; this is translated from the exons ATGTCCACCCCGGCGCGGCGCAGGCTGATGCGCGACTTCAAGAG ATTGCAAGAAGACCCTCCTGTGGGTGTCAGTGGTGCACCATCTGAGAATAACATAATGCAGTGGAATGCAGTTATATTTGG GCCTGAAGGGACACCTTTTGAAGATG GTACTTTTAAACTAGTAATAgaattttcagaagaatatCCAAATAAGCCTCCAACTGTAAGGTTTTTATCAAAAATGTTCCATCCAAATG TTTATGCGGATGGTAGCATATGTTTAGATATTCTTCAGAATCGCTGGAGTCCAACATATGATGTTTCATCTATTTTAACTTCAATTCAG TCTCTGCTTGATGAACCTAATCCAAACAGTCCAGCAAACAGTCAGGCGGCACAACTCTATCAGGAGAACAAACGTGAATATGAGAAAAGAGTTTCAGCTATTGTCGAACAAAGTTGGAATGATTCGTAA